In the genome of Peromyscus eremicus chromosome 1, PerEre_H2_v1, whole genome shotgun sequence, the window TCCCTGGTAGTGGTGGCCTGGGTCAGTGGGCTCCTCTTTTCTACCTTCCACACCGTCAACACCTTTTCCTTGCCCTTCTGTGGCCCCAACATGATCGACCACTTCTTCTGTGATATCCCCCCACTCATGCATCTAGCCTGTGGTGACACCGAGGGCCACGAGGCTGTGGGCTTTGCAGTCAGTGGCTGCATTATCATGACCTGCTTTGTCCTCACCTGCCTGTCTTATGTTCTCATTGTATACACAGTGGTTCACATTCGTTCTTCAGCTGGCCGCTGGAAGGCCTTCTCCACGTGTTCTTCCCATCTGGCCACAGTGCTTCTGTTTTATGGCACCGGAAGTTCCGCCTACATGCAGCCCACAGCCCACTACTCCCCTCTGCAAGGGCGCATGGCGGCGGTATTCTACTCTGTCCTCACGCCCACTCTGAATCCACTTATCTACAGCCTGAGGAACGAGGACATGAAAGCTGCTCTGCACAAGCTTTATCCACGGGCGCCATCTTGGAACCTGGCATTTAGACATGGGAGGGCCCAGAAATCCACCTGCATCGAATTTCCCCTCTAGCCATGCTGGAGACTATCAGAAAGGCCGACGCTACTCTTTAAAatagttattggccatttgtgttacttttgtgggtgtgtgtgggtgagggGAACTGTATTCATTAGCCCATGTGTTCATTGGTTATTTCCTTGGCTTCTCCACCTTATAGTGTTGTATTTCCTCCAAACTAAAATACGTAGTCTGGATGAGGAATGAGGAAGACTGGAGAGGCTCATGAGATtcacaagaaacagagaagacTCACCAGGGCCCCTCGCAGAGGGCAAACAAATGGTAAACTTGAGGTAGCTGCCAGCATTCTGTGCAGGAGCCTCCAGGAGCACAGCTTTCCTGAGACACTACCCATGCTGAGGTGAAGCTACCCAAGTCATTTACAGTCCCCCACTAACGCCACAACCACACTGCTGTGACTCac includes:
- the LOC131902493 gene encoding olfactory receptor 5AR1-like yields the protein MANLSVVSVFILQGFSTVPALQLLSTAAFLLIYVAAVLGNVSIVIAVTLNTRLHTPMYFFVKHLSLVDLCSTSTTLPRALVATMADTKEISLPACASQLLAFVCFGSLECFLITSMAFDRCLAIYRPLIYGATMSSQTCVSLVVVAWVSGLLFSTFHTVNTFSLPFCGPNMIDHFFCDIPPLMHLACGDTEGHEAVGFAVSGCIIMTCFVLTCLSYVLIVYTVVHIRSSAGRWKAFSTCSSHLATVLLFYGTGSSAYMQPTAHYSPLQGRMAAVFYSVLTPTLNPLIYSLRNEDMKAALHKLYPRAPSWNLAFRHGRAQKSTCIEFPL